In the Corythoichthys intestinalis isolate RoL2023-P3 chromosome 12, ASM3026506v1, whole genome shotgun sequence genome, one interval contains:
- the pou2f1b gene encoding POU domain, class 2, transcription factor 1b isoform X1 — protein sequence MADGGAASQDESSGADVKVNNQPETTKCAMESGDRNTGIQINGLDFQRPTVPTTSAITNAHAQALLQQLTLTPAQQQLLLHQAQAQLLAAAVQHSANQQNGTTGANISASAATPITQLPLSQPIQISPLQQQNLSLPQFVLVQPGHPIATPLQPAQFIISQTPQAQQSILQAQSLLTQLPQSQANPLPTQPSITLATQPATPTRTTAATPIQSLPHSQTPPKQLDTPTLEEPSDLEELEQFAKTFKQRRIKLGFTQGDVGLAMGKLYGNDFSQTTISRFEALNLSFKNMCKLKPLLEKWLNDAENLTSDQGLSSPSALGSPGMGIEGINRRRKKRTSIETNIRVALEKSFLESGFFALFKQNQKPTSEEITMIADQLNMEKEVIRVWFCNRRQKEKRINPPSTGSVGGTPIKTIFTPSSPLVASTASLVNSPTINTPTTLTVNPVPLTSTSVSSLSFTGTTVGVTNTASVISTTPMISTVTSSPSLSPSPTSVQSSTVENKVTTQAQTIVTQAPSSIGSTLGTGQLMVAASGLSTAFQGGAQLPTSASFAAMAAAAGLNPGLMPASHFAPGGALLSLTPGALMNNSTLATIQALASSGTIPITTLDGSNLLFANTTGNSASNLVTTPLFLNPQNLSLLTSNPVSLVSAGAGGLQVTADAHHQVSAAAVPVQATTITTASKAQ from the exons ATGGCGGACGGAGGAGCAGCGAGTCAAGATGAGAGTTCAGGAGCAG ATGTAAAAGTGAATAATCAGCCAGAAACTACTAAATGTGCAATGGAAAGTGGTGACAGGAACACTG GGATCCAAATCAATGGATTGGATTTTCAAAGGCCAACTGTGCCAACCACAAGTGCAATCACcaatgcacacgcacaagccctCCTCCAACAG CTGACTCTGACCCCGGCCCAACAGCAGCTGTTGCTCCACCAGGCCCAGGCTCAGCTCTTGGCTGCGGCCGTACAGCATTCAGCCAACCAGCAGAACGGCACTACTGGGGCCAATATCTCAGCCTCCGCAGCCACGCCCATTACCCAGCTACCCTTGTCACAGCCCATCCAGATCTCTCCT TTGCAGCAGCAGAATTTAAGCCTGCCCCAGTTTGTGCTGGTACAACCTGGCCACCCGATAGCCACACCTCTGCAGCCCGCTCAGTTCATCATCTCACAGACACCCCAGGCCCAGCAGA GCATATTGCAAGCGCAGAGTCTTCTCACTCAACTACCTCAAAGCCAAGCTAACCCCCTGCCAACGCAGCCGAGCATCACCCTCGCAACACAG CCTGCAACTCCTACCCGTACCACGGCAGCCACACCCATTCAGTCGCTGCCCCACAGTCAGACACCGCCCAAACAGCTTGATACGCCCACTCTGGAGGAGCCAAGTGATCTGGAGGAACTGGAACAGTTTGCCAAAACCTTCAAACAGAGGCGGATCAAACTAGGTTTTACACAG GGGGATGTTGGCCTGGCCATGGGTAAACTGTACGGAAATGACTTCAGCCAAACAACTATTTCTCGCTTTGAGGCCTTGAATCTGAGCTTTAAGAACATGTGCAAACTCAAGCCACTGCTGGAAAAGTGGCTTAATGATGCAG AGAACCTGACTTCTGACCAGGGGCTGTCCAGTCCCAGTGCCCTTGGCTCTCCAGGCATGGGCATTGAGGGGATCAACCGCAGACGGAAGAAAAGGACAAGTATTGAGACCAACATCCGCGTGGCCTTAGAAAAGAGCTTTCTGGAG TCTGGCTTTTTTGCCCTCTTCAAGCAGAACCAAAAACCTACCTCTGAGGAGATCACTATGATCGCTGACCAGCTCAACATGGAGAAGGAGGTGATCCGGGTCTGGTTCTGCAACCGCAGGCAGAAGGAGAAGAGGATAAACCCCCCGAGCACAGGCAGCGTAGGCGGAACCCCCATCAAAACCATCTTTACACCCAGTAGCCCTTTG gtGGCCAGCACAGCGAGCCTGGTGAACAGTCCGACTATAAACACGCCCACCACGCTGACTGTAAATCCAGTGCCTCTCACCAGCACCAGTGTCTCCAGTTTATCCTTTACAG GCACGACTGTTGGAGTCACAAACACCGCATCTGTCATCTCCACCACACCCATGATTTCCACGGTAACCAGCTCTCCATCACTAAGCCCGTCCCCGACGTCTGTTCAGTCCAGCACCGTGGAGAATAAAGTCACTACTCAGGCGCAGACCATCGTCACCCAGGCCCCGTCGTCTATAGGTAGCACCCTGGGAACTGGCCAGCTCATGGTGGCCGCCTCCGGTCTATCCACAGCATTTCAAGGAGGTGCCCAGTTGCCCACCAGCGCTAGCTTTGCAGCTATGGCTGCCGCAGCAGGGCTGAATCCAGGATTAATGCCTGCCTCCCACTTTGCTCCAGG tGGGGCTCTGCTTAGTCTGACTCCCGGTGCCCTCATGAACAACAGCACGCTGGCCACCATCCAAG CGCTGGCATCGAGCGGCACAATCCCAATAACAACGCTTGATGGCAGCAACCTGCTATTTGCCAACACAACTGGCAACAGTGCATCCAACCTGGTCACCACGCCGCTCTTCCTCAACCCCCAGAACCTGTCGTTGCTCACCAGCAACCCCGTCAGCCTGGTGTCGGCCGGGGCAGGTGGGCTGCAGGTCACCGCCGACGCCCACCACCAGGTCTCCGCGGCCGCCGTGCCTGTGCAAGCCACCACCATTACCACTGCCTCAAAGGCGCAGTGA
- the pou2f1b gene encoding POU domain, class 2, transcription factor 1b isoform X2, with amino-acid sequence MADGGAASQDESSGADVKVNNQPETTKCAMESGDRNTGIQINGLDFQRPTVPTTSAITNAHAQALLQQLTLTPAQQQLLLHQAQAQLLAAAVQHSANQQNGTTGANISASAATPITQLPLSQPIQISPLQQQNLSLPQFVLVQPGHPIATPLQPAQFIISQTPQAQQSILQAQSLLTQLPQSQANPLPTQPSITLATQPATPTRTTAATPIQSLPHSQTPPKQLDTPTLEEPSDLEELEQFAKTFKQRRIKLGFTQGDVGLAMGKLYGNDFSQTTISRFEALNLSFKNMCKLKPLLEKWLNDAENLTSDQGLSSPSALGSPGMGIEGINRRRKKRTSIETNIRVALEKSFLEQNQKPTSEEITMIADQLNMEKEVIRVWFCNRRQKEKRINPPSTGSVGGTPIKTIFTPSSPLVASTASLVNSPTINTPTTLTVNPVPLTSTSVSSLSFTGTTVGVTNTASVISTTPMISTVTSSPSLSPSPTSVQSSTVENKVTTQAQTIVTQAPSSIGSTLGTGQLMVAASGLSTAFQGGAQLPTSASFAAMAAAAGLNPGLMPASHFAPGGALLSLTPGALMNNSTLATIQALASSGTIPITTLDGSNLLFANTTGNSASNLVTTPLFLNPQNLSLLTSNPVSLVSAGAGGLQVTADAHHQVSAAAVPVQATTITTASKAQ; translated from the exons ATGGCGGACGGAGGAGCAGCGAGTCAAGATGAGAGTTCAGGAGCAG ATGTAAAAGTGAATAATCAGCCAGAAACTACTAAATGTGCAATGGAAAGTGGTGACAGGAACACTG GGATCCAAATCAATGGATTGGATTTTCAAAGGCCAACTGTGCCAACCACAAGTGCAATCACcaatgcacacgcacaagccctCCTCCAACAG CTGACTCTGACCCCGGCCCAACAGCAGCTGTTGCTCCACCAGGCCCAGGCTCAGCTCTTGGCTGCGGCCGTACAGCATTCAGCCAACCAGCAGAACGGCACTACTGGGGCCAATATCTCAGCCTCCGCAGCCACGCCCATTACCCAGCTACCCTTGTCACAGCCCATCCAGATCTCTCCT TTGCAGCAGCAGAATTTAAGCCTGCCCCAGTTTGTGCTGGTACAACCTGGCCACCCGATAGCCACACCTCTGCAGCCCGCTCAGTTCATCATCTCACAGACACCCCAGGCCCAGCAGA GCATATTGCAAGCGCAGAGTCTTCTCACTCAACTACCTCAAAGCCAAGCTAACCCCCTGCCAACGCAGCCGAGCATCACCCTCGCAACACAG CCTGCAACTCCTACCCGTACCACGGCAGCCACACCCATTCAGTCGCTGCCCCACAGTCAGACACCGCCCAAACAGCTTGATACGCCCACTCTGGAGGAGCCAAGTGATCTGGAGGAACTGGAACAGTTTGCCAAAACCTTCAAACAGAGGCGGATCAAACTAGGTTTTACACAG GGGGATGTTGGCCTGGCCATGGGTAAACTGTACGGAAATGACTTCAGCCAAACAACTATTTCTCGCTTTGAGGCCTTGAATCTGAGCTTTAAGAACATGTGCAAACTCAAGCCACTGCTGGAAAAGTGGCTTAATGATGCAG AGAACCTGACTTCTGACCAGGGGCTGTCCAGTCCCAGTGCCCTTGGCTCTCCAGGCATGGGCATTGAGGGGATCAACCGCAGACGGAAGAAAAGGACAAGTATTGAGACCAACATCCGCGTGGCCTTAGAAAAGAGCTTTCTGGAG CAGAACCAAAAACCTACCTCTGAGGAGATCACTATGATCGCTGACCAGCTCAACATGGAGAAGGAGGTGATCCGGGTCTGGTTCTGCAACCGCAGGCAGAAGGAGAAGAGGATAAACCCCCCGAGCACAGGCAGCGTAGGCGGAACCCCCATCAAAACCATCTTTACACCCAGTAGCCCTTTG gtGGCCAGCACAGCGAGCCTGGTGAACAGTCCGACTATAAACACGCCCACCACGCTGACTGTAAATCCAGTGCCTCTCACCAGCACCAGTGTCTCCAGTTTATCCTTTACAG GCACGACTGTTGGAGTCACAAACACCGCATCTGTCATCTCCACCACACCCATGATTTCCACGGTAACCAGCTCTCCATCACTAAGCCCGTCCCCGACGTCTGTTCAGTCCAGCACCGTGGAGAATAAAGTCACTACTCAGGCGCAGACCATCGTCACCCAGGCCCCGTCGTCTATAGGTAGCACCCTGGGAACTGGCCAGCTCATGGTGGCCGCCTCCGGTCTATCCACAGCATTTCAAGGAGGTGCCCAGTTGCCCACCAGCGCTAGCTTTGCAGCTATGGCTGCCGCAGCAGGGCTGAATCCAGGATTAATGCCTGCCTCCCACTTTGCTCCAGG tGGGGCTCTGCTTAGTCTGACTCCCGGTGCCCTCATGAACAACAGCACGCTGGCCACCATCCAAG CGCTGGCATCGAGCGGCACAATCCCAATAACAACGCTTGATGGCAGCAACCTGCTATTTGCCAACACAACTGGCAACAGTGCATCCAACCTGGTCACCACGCCGCTCTTCCTCAACCCCCAGAACCTGTCGTTGCTCACCAGCAACCCCGTCAGCCTGGTGTCGGCCGGGGCAGGTGGGCTGCAGGTCACCGCCGACGCCCACCACCAGGTCTCCGCGGCCGCCGTGCCTGTGCAAGCCACCACCATTACCACTGCCTCAAAGGCGCAGTGA